The Bifidobacterium asteroides genomic interval GAGGCATTGCGCACCTTGCGGATCAGGTCCAGCCCGCTGGTCAGGTTCCCCCACTGGTCGCTGCCGCCCAGCTGCAGACTGCATCCGTAGCGGTCGAAGAGCTCCAGGAAGTCGTTGCCCTGCAGCACCTGGTAGCTGAACTCGGTAAAGGAGATGCCCTCGTCGGAGTCCAGGCGGCGGGCCACTGTGTCCTTGGCCAGCATGGTGCCCATGCGGAAGTTCTTGCCCACATCGCGCAGGAAGTCGATGGTGCTCATGGAGCCGGTCCACTCATAATTGTTGACAAACCGGACGGGATTCTCGCCTTCGGTATCCAGGAAGCGCCCGATCTGGCCACGCAGGCGCTCGGTCCACTCAGCCACGGTCTGCTTGGGATTCAGGGTGCGCTCCCCCGACTGCCGAGGATCGCCGATAAGCCCGGTGGCCCCGCCCACAACGGCGATGGGATGCAGACCGGCCGCCTGCAGGTGGCGCATGTTGAGCAGCTGGACCAGATTGCCCACGTGCAATGAGGGAGCTGTGGGGTCGAATCCGCAATAATAGGTCACCGAGGGGTCGGCCAGCACCTTCCTGAGCTCGGACTCGTCCGTGCACTGGGCAATGAGACCGCGCCACTTGAGTTCGTCGAAAAGCGAGTCGAAACCCGCCTGCCTGAAATCGGTGACCTGCGACATGAGAGGCTACTCCCTATCGAATATTTGATGAATGTATGCTAAACCCTACTATTCTTGCAACAGATAACGACACAGCAGGGCCTTGGACCGCCACAGACAAGGCCGCACAAAACCAGAATCCCCAAGGGACGAGACCAGATTAATCACGGTGAATCGACCACTGCGGATTGGCGATTGACCCCCGACTGCTTTAGCCAGGGCGGAGCGACTACCGTATCAAATTCAGGAATGCGCAGACACAGACAACTTATCGATCAGGTCTTGGGGAATGTGGTCGACCACGCAGGCGGCCATGCGCCGGTAACCCTCTACTCCGGGATGGAAGTGGTCAATGCCCCAGAAGTCGGGCCGGTCGGTGCCAACGTCGTCGCGGGTGGCATCCACGAAGGGCACCGAGGCCTCTTGACAGACCAGACGGCTGGTCTGCGTCTGGCGGGCTATCCGACGCTCCACCTCGGCCCTGAGCGCCCGGCCCAGGGCAGGATCCCGATAGAGCTGACCGGAGCTGAGGACCAGCACCTGGCGGCCCTTGTCTTTAGCCAGCTCGATGCTCGCCGCCAAGTCATCCCGCCACTGCTCATCG includes:
- the tyrS gene encoding tyrosine--tRNA ligase, whose amino-acid sequence is MSQVTDFRQAGFDSLFDELKWRGLIAQCTDESELRKVLADPSVTYYCGFDPTAPSLHVGNLVQLLNMRHLQAAGLHPIAVVGGATGLIGDPRQSGERTLNPKQTVAEWTERLRGQIGRFLDTEGENPVRFVNNYEWTGSMSTIDFLRDVGKNFRMGTMLAKDTVARRLDSDEGISFTEFSYQVLQGNDFLELFDRYGCSLQLGGSDQWGNLTSGLDLIRKVRNASVNVMTSPLITDSQGKKFGKSEGNAVWLDPTMFSPYRFYQFWFNQPDDQVVKLLKTFTFLPKAEIERLEERTAQDPGAREAQKVLAWQVTSYVHGEHAAQGAIDASGALFGRGKTLEELDEDVLDSALDGLKVDDGQGGRALPAASEGQRLVEAGVAAGLFRSVSEARKTVASGGFYLNNQRVEDPDQVLDNKDFLHGRFALVRRGKKALGALERRAGK